A section of the Zygosaccharomyces rouxii strain CBS732 chromosome B complete sequence genome encodes:
- the PET122 gene encoding Pet122p (similar to uniprot|O13377 Saccharomyces kluyveri PET122 Protein PET122 mitochondrial precursor and weakly similar to YER153C uniprot|P10355 Saccharomyces cerevisiae YER153C PET122 Specific translational activator for the COX3 mRNA that acts together with Pet54p and Pet494p located in the mitochondrial inner membrane) codes for MRSFVVFRRFLTQSTREQVYLDILNKRFDNALQVIRRTPKKELDYTLLQTFLSKSCQWGHIQSVDYIWYKFVMRLPILIVSPNLLCDIGNLALHEEKGFIPDQLYIHYMKFHDKKRSEQDSCKYELMRIRIESFARGTGDKTTFKEKWKKYLEDMDNRLPPTAEIKVRDFPFLTKSMGDSTKQEIMELLFTKGGFPVQNRHSLPLLLNMFLLQPKHHMEFKIACFQRFSEVYSLGLDDSLAILFRQCRNDGYHLSRLMDFARERGITRLSPVASKAFLEGISGTNYHFKTREYIDLLSRD; via the coding sequence ATGAGGAGCTTTGTGGTTTTTAGACGGTTTTTGACACAGTCAACTCGAGAACAGGTATATTTGGACATATTGAACAAGAGATTTGACAATGCATTGCAAGTGATACGAAGAACTCccaaaaaagaattggacTACACTCTTTTGCAGACTTTTCTCTCGAAGAGTTGTCAATGGGGTCATATTCAATCCGTGGATTACATATGGTACAAATTCGTTATGAGGCTACCGATTTTAATAGTTAGTCCCAATTTATTATGTGATATTGGAAACTTAGCTCTTCATGAAGAGAAAGGTTTTATTCCAGATCAACTCTATATCCATTATATGAAGTTCCATGATAAAAAGAGAAGCGAACAAGATTCATGTAAATACGAATTGATGAGAATAAGAATTGAGAGTTTTGCTAGAGGTACTGGGGATAAGACTacatttaaagaaaaatggaaaaagtatttggaagatatgGATAATCGATTACCGCCCACAGCTGAAATCAAGGTACGAGATTTCCCGTTTTTAACTAAATCCATGGGGGATTCCACTAAACAAGAGATAATGGAGCTTTTATTTACGAAAGGTGGATTTCCTGTACAGAATAGACACAGCTTACCGCTCCTATTGAATATGTTTTTATTGCAACCAAAGCATCACATGGAGTTCAAGATTGCATGTTTCCAAAGGTTTTCAGAAGTTTATTCATTGGGATTAGATGATTCATTAGCCATCCTCTTTCGTCAGTGTAGAAATGACGGATACCATTTAAGTAGATTGATGGATTTCGCAAGAGAGAGAGGTATCACAAGATTATCACCTGTGGCTTCGAAAGCTTTCTTGGAAGGAATTTCAGGTACTAATTATCATTTCAAGACAAGGGAGTATATAGATTTACTTTCTAGAGATTGA
- the OXA1 gene encoding membrane insertase OXA1 (similar to uniprot|P39952 Saccharomyces cerevisiae YER154W OXA1 Translocase of the mitochondrial inner membrane mediates the insertion of both mitochondrial- and nuclear-encoded proteins from the matrix into the inner membrane interacts with mitochondrial ribosomes null is respiratory deficient), protein MLRTSLQRSAARITSRTVPRSLVGTASLSLPFSRISTVRFNSSDAGKVPASEIRTELPSVEDLGSSSDIVDQASQALGEASNHVGYLNSIGLAQTWWWPADVIQHALELVHVYSGLPWWGSICVVTITVRLLMFPFYVKSSDTVARNSHIKPQMDKLNAELMSTTDLAEGQKVALKRKRLLAENGIKNRWMAAPILQIPVALGFFGGIRHMANFPVDGFTNQGIAWFTDLSQADPYLGLQVITAGVLIGFSRLGGETGAQQWSPVMKRVFTIIPLISIPATMNVSAAVALYFAVNGTCAVIQTLTLRNKWVREKLGIAEVRRYSETELGPQKGIMESFRENMAKSREQAERRQMMKEKDLEEQERVKQLKKNQHIKIVRKSDLHQNSQQ, encoded by the exons ATGTTGAGAACTAGTTTGCAACGTTCTGCTGCAAGAATT ACTTCAAGAACGGTACCTAGATCGTTAGTAGGTACCGCTTCTCTATCTTTACCTTTCTCGAGGATCTCTACTGTTAGATTTAACTCTTCTGACGCTGGTAAAGTCCCTGCTTCAGAAATTCGTACCGAATTGCCCTCAGTTGAAGATTTAGGTTCAAGTTCTGATATAGTGGATCAAGCGTCTCAAGCCCTTGGCGAAGCTTCCAACCACGTTGGCTACCTTAATAGCATTGGGCTGGCTCAAACTTGGTGGTGGCCTGCAGATGTGATCCAACACGCCTTAGAATTGGTTCATGTTTACAGTGGATTGCCCTGGTGGGGGTCCATTTGTGTGGTTACAATAACTGTACGTCTGCTAATGTTCCCATTTTATGTCAAATCATCTGATACCGTTGCTCGTAACTCCCATATCAAGCCACAaatggataaattgaatgCAGAGTTGATGTCCACTACAGATCTGGCAGAAGGTCAAAAAGTCGCCCTCAAGAGAAAACGGTTATTAGCTGAAAATGGTATCAAGAACAGATGGATGGCAGCTCCAATTTTGCAAATTCCTGTTGCTCTAGGGTTTTTTGGTGGTATTAGACACATGGCCAATTTCCCCGTAGATGGATTCACCAATCAAGGTATTGCCTGGTTTACCGATTTAAGTCAAGCAGACCCTTACTTAGGACTACAAGTGATTACTGCTGGTGTTCTAATAGGTTTTTCAAGACTTGGTGGTGAAACTGGTGCCCAACAATGGAGTCCTGTCATGAAAAGAGTTTTTACAATTATCCCGTTGATTTCTATTCCAGCTACTATGAATGTATCAGCGGCTGTGGCACTATACTTTGCAGTCAATGGTACTTGTGCTGTTATACAAACTTTAACTTTGAGAAATAAATGGGTTAGAGAAAAACTAGGTATTGCCGAGGTCCGCAGATATTCTGAGACTGAATTAGGACCTCAGAAAGGAATTATGGAATCTTTCAGGGAGAATATGGCTAAATCCAGGGAACAAGCTGAACGCAGGCaaatgatgaaagagaaagatcTTGAAGAACAGGAACGTGTCaaacagttgaaaaaaaatcaacatATTAAGATTGTTCGCAAATCCGATTTGCATCAGAACTCTCAACAATGA